From Methylococcus capsulatus:
AAGCGCCGCAACGACAACAAGACGCCGTTGGGCGAATACCGCATCGGCTGGATCAACGAAAACAGCAAGTTCCACCGCTTCTTCGGACTGACCTATCCGAATCCCGAGATCGCCAAGCGCGGCTTCATCCGCGGCCTCATCGACGAGCACCTGGTGCGCCATATCCTCCGCGCCCATCTGGTGGATGCGACGCCGCCCCAGGATACCCCACTGGGCGGGCAGATCGGCATACACGGCGTCGGCGCAGGCAACCGGCAGGTGCATGAGATGTTCGACTGGACCCACGGCTGCATCGCCCTGACCAACGAACAAATCGACCAGCTCACCCCATGGGTCAGAAAAGGCACCCTGGTGGTCATACGCTGACGGGATTGAAAGCCTTCCAAGAAACTCAAAAAACACTGGAAAGGCTTGCGATTTCGCGGCAAACTACGCCGCGGGATCACTCCCTCCGGAATGGATACTCGTGTATTAAATTTCGTTCACCGCAAAAGAAGGAAAGCGACATGATGAAAGCAACCAAGTTCGCAGTGGTTCTGATGGCCGCCGGTCTGACCGTCGGGTGCGCTTCGAAGTCTGATATCACCAACCTGCAGACCCAGATCGACGGTCTGAAGGCCGAGCAGGCTTCCATCAAGAGCACGGCTGACGAGGCTCTTTCC
This genomic window contains:
- a CDS encoding L,D-transpeptidase family protein, whose product is MFKRFHPSMLFLLLSLAPGAAQSENSDPWLLVETKPHVLKVMQGDTPLEVFTKIAIGQHGAGVDKRRNDNKTPLGEYRIGWINENSKFHRFFGLTYPNPEIAKRGFIRGLIDEHLVRHILRAHLVDATPPQDTPLGGQIGIHGVGAGNRQVHEMFDWTHGCIALTNEQIDQLTPWVRKGTLVVIR
- a CDS encoding Lpp/OprI family alanine-zipper lipoprotein, which encodes MMKATKFAVVLMAAGLTVGCASKSDITNLQTQIDGLKAEQASIKSTADEALSAAQAAESKAGAAEAAARRAAAAAEETNSKLDRMFKKSMMK